The following coding sequences are from one Seonamhaeicola sp. ML3 window:
- a CDS encoding DUF349 domain-containing protein, with translation MSDNNKLHDAAGAEENNLSHSPQDDTDLSAKKSSENEAVQDTDESSENPSIENENVQEAVVTTSESKEEAEGASEPAEVDDEVINEIEESNAEDAEDEGNKERHTIAVKDYDTMSLEALAIELEKLVNKEKVQAIRSHVDKINNVFKTKFQALIDEKKEEFINDGGHEIDFYYSSPVQKRYKAAYRDYRKTLNDHYQNIEKNLKDNLAQKLDIIEELKGLINVEENINTTYKHFKELQERWRSIGPIPRDKYNNAWNSYHHHVEMFYDFLHLNRDLRDLDFKHNLEKKLKIIERAEELAKDDNVMRAFRELQELHKMWKEELGPVGKEHREEIWEKFKAATKTINDKRQLYFKEIDKVYEKNLEKKLEIIANIDSITSQQSANTHNAWQKKIKEIESLRNDFFNAGKVPIKVNESTWAKFKESVRTFNRKKNAFYKDLKKEQYTNLQKKLDLIKIAEDNKDSEDYDTVTPLMKKIQSDWKKIGHVPRKDSDKIWKQFKTACNYYFDRLHANRNAASKETLEAFSKKNDLLSALKSLELKGSKEENIKTVKDQITQWKSIGRVPNDKRYIEGKFEKAVDELLSSLNMDKNEVEMIKFENKLDTLNNPEDTRNLDNERNFIRKKIDEVKSKINQLENNLQFFTNVDESNPLVKDVRKNIKTHEESLQLWKSKLQKIKELY, from the coding sequence ATGTCTGACAATAATAAACTGCATGATGCAGCGGGAGCCGAAGAAAATAATTTAAGCCATTCACCCCAAGACGACACCGATTTATCTGCAAAAAAATCTTCAGAAAATGAAGCTGTGCAAGACACTGATGAGTCTTCTGAAAATCCCTCGATAGAAAACGAGAACGTTCAGGAAGCAGTAGTTACTACTTCAGAATCAAAAGAAGAGGCAGAAGGAGCATCTGAGCCTGCAGAAGTCGATGATGAAGTGATTAATGAAATAGAAGAATCTAATGCCGAAGATGCTGAAGATGAAGGTAACAAAGAAAGGCACACTATAGCGGTTAAGGACTATGATACCATGTCGTTGGAAGCCTTAGCCATCGAACTTGAAAAACTTGTAAATAAAGAAAAAGTTCAGGCTATAAGATCTCATGTAGACAAAATCAACAATGTATTTAAGACGAAGTTTCAGGCTCTTATCGATGAGAAGAAAGAAGAGTTCATCAACGATGGTGGTCATGAAATAGATTTTTACTACTCCTCGCCCGTACAAAAAAGATACAAAGCCGCCTATAGAGACTACAGGAAGACACTTAACGACCATTATCAAAACATTGAAAAAAATCTGAAAGATAACTTAGCTCAAAAGCTAGATATTATCGAAGAACTAAAAGGTTTAATTAATGTAGAGGAAAATATCAACACCACTTACAAGCACTTTAAGGAACTTCAAGAACGCTGGAGAAGTATTGGCCCTATTCCAAGAGATAAATACAACAATGCATGGAACAGCTACCATCACCATGTAGAGATGTTCTATGACTTTTTGCATTTAAATAGGGACTTACGCGATTTAGATTTCAAGCATAATCTAGAAAAGAAGTTAAAAATTATCGAGCGTGCCGAAGAATTGGCTAAAGACGATAACGTTATGCGAGCGTTTAGGGAATTACAAGAGCTCCATAAAATGTGGAAAGAAGAGTTAGGCCCAGTTGGTAAAGAACATCGTGAAGAGATTTGGGAAAAGTTCAAGGCTGCTACAAAAACCATAAACGATAAGCGTCAGTTATACTTTAAAGAAATAGATAAGGTTTACGAAAAGAACCTCGAAAAAAAGCTCGAAATTATTGCAAATATTGATTCCATAACATCGCAACAAAGTGCAAATACTCATAATGCTTGGCAAAAGAAAATAAAAGAAATTGAAAGTTTAAGAAACGATTTCTTTAATGCCGGTAAGGTACCCATCAAAGTAAATGAAAGTACTTGGGCTAAATTTAAGGAGTCTGTTAGAACATTTAACAGAAAGAAAAATGCCTTCTATAAAGACCTAAAAAAAGAACAATACACCAATCTTCAAAAGAAATTGGATTTAATAAAAATTGCAGAAGACAACAAAGACAGTGAGGATTACGATACGGTAACGCCTTTGATGAAAAAAATCCAGAGTGATTGGAAAAAAATCGGTCACGTTCCCAGAAAGGACAGCGATAAAATATGGAAACAGTTTAAAACAGCTTGTAATTATTATTTTGATAGATTACATGCCAATAGGAATGCAGCTAGCAAAGAAACTCTAGAAGCCTTCAGTAAAAAGAACGACCTTTTAAGCGCCTTAAAAAGTTTAGAACTAAAGGGAAGCAAAGAAGAAAACATCAAAACTGTTAAGGACCAAATTACCCAATGGAAATCTATTGGTAGAGTTCCTAATGATAAACGATATATTGAAGGGAAATTTGAAAAGGCCGTAGATGAATTACTTTCCAGCCTCAACATGGATAAAAATGAGGTGGAGATGATTAAGTTTGAAAATAAACTGGATACCTTAAACAATCCTGAAGATACTAGAAACTTGGATAACGAACGCAACTTTATCCGCAAGAAGATTGACGAAGTAAAAAGCAAAATCAATCAGTTGGAGAACAATTTACAGTTCTTTACCAATGTAGATGAAAGTAATCCTTTAGTAAAAGATGTTCGCAAAAACATAAAGACTCACGAAGAGTCGTTACAACTCTGGAAAAGTAAACTTCAAAAAATTAAAGAGCTTTATTAA
- a CDS encoding YtxH domain-containing protein: MIIHKGTLIVGALIGASLGVLLAPEKGKVTRAKIKKESKNIKDQITEDFKEVKDDVSKAAQSGKEKFKEDFKDFRSKASHKTEQAITFLEKQLAILKEKNKTYQQG; encoded by the coding sequence ATGATAATTCACAAAGGAACACTAATTGTAGGCGCATTAATCGGTGCCAGCTTGGGTGTGTTGTTAGCACCCGAAAAAGGGAAAGTAACCAGAGCTAAGATTAAAAAGGAAAGTAAGAACATAAAAGACCAAATCACCGAAGATTTTAAAGAGGTAAAAGACGACGTTTCTAAAGCCGCCCAATCTGGTAAAGAAAAATTTAAGGAGGATTTTAAAGATTTCAGGTCTAAAGCCAGTCATAAAACCGAGCAGGCCATTACGTTTTTAGAAAAGCAATTGGCTATTCTAAAGGAGAAGAATAAAACGTATCAGCAAGGTTAA
- a CDS encoding DUF368 domain-containing protein has translation MQSKRTLSDSFFLVLKGLAMGAANKVPGVSGGVVAFVAGFYEEFIYSLQKFNTKAFKLLINGRFNSFFKYVNGRFISLLFFGMIVSYFSVSKLLDYLIVHYELYVWSVFFGMIIGSIYYISKDFQGWCTKAFLSLFIGIAIGISISFLDPAKENDNLLFVFFCGIISVSGMTLPGFSGSFILILLGNYVLLLVDSVNALYDSIFSILSADFSFLDNPERIRMLKVLAVFTIGSLVGLVSFSHILNYVLKRYRNTTLSLLMGFIIGSLGVVWPWKKTMFKTDHIGNLVTDSTGEKIIENYQRYWPSANQETFVAIAFIVFGILIVLGLEWYGQKTRKIR, from the coding sequence ATGCAAAGTAAACGAACACTTTCAGATAGTTTTTTTTTGGTCTTGAAAGGACTAGCCATGGGAGCTGCCAACAAAGTCCCTGGTGTATCTGGTGGTGTAGTAGCCTTTGTTGCTGGTTTCTACGAAGAGTTTATTTATTCTCTTCAAAAGTTTAACACCAAGGCATTTAAACTTTTAATCAATGGACGATTTAATAGTTTTTTTAAATACGTAAATGGTAGGTTTATAAGTCTACTGTTTTTTGGAATGATAGTGAGTTATTTCAGTGTTTCGAAGCTACTGGATTATCTTATTGTTCATTATGAATTATACGTGTGGAGTGTTTTCTTTGGAATGATAATAGGCTCCATATATTACATCAGTAAAGACTTTCAAGGCTGGTGTACAAAAGCATTTCTTTCACTTTTTATTGGAATAGCAATTGGTATAAGCATAAGTTTTTTGGACCCTGCCAAAGAAAACGATAACTTATTGTTTGTTTTCTTTTGTGGTATTATAAGTGTTTCTGGCATGACACTTCCTGGGTTTTCAGGCTCTTTTATCCTAATCCTACTCGGGAATTATGTGTTGCTATTAGTAGACTCTGTAAATGCACTATACGATTCAATTTTTAGTATTTTATCAGCAGATTTTTCTTTCCTAGACAATCCAGAACGTATACGTATGCTTAAGGTTCTTGCGGTGTTTACAATTGGATCTTTGGTTGGCCTAGTCTCATTCTCGCATATTCTAAACTATGTATTAAAACGATATAGAAACACAACACTTTCGTTGTTAATGGGTTTTATTATAGGCTCACTTGGTGTTGTTTGGCCCTGGAAAAAAACAATGTTTAAAACAGACCATATTGGTAATTTAGTAACAGACTCTACTGGAGAAAAAATCATAGAAAACTACCAACGCTACTGGCCTTCAGCAAATCAAGAAACTTTTGTAGCTATTGCTTTCATTGTTTTCGGAATTTTAATAGTATTGGGCCTAGAATGGTATGGACAAAAAACAAGAAAGATAAGATGA
- a CDS encoding shikimate dehydrogenase, which yields MNKLGLLGKNISYSFSRSYFKEKFEKEGITNTTYVNFDIESIDLFPSILKNTEGLKGMNVTIPYKQDVIPYLDKLNKKAKEIGAVNTIKITKKGKLIGYNTDCYGFKKSLKPYLKSHHKKALILGTGGASKAIAYALKELDITFKYVSRNMTDGISFTYDTLTEDVIKENPIIINCTPLGTFPNIENHPNIPYNGITNKHILFDLIYNPEETTFLKKGKSNGAVIINGLKMLQLQAEKAWSIWDL from the coding sequence ATGAACAAATTAGGACTGCTAGGAAAAAATATATCATATTCATTTTCTAGGTCGTACTTCAAAGAAAAATTTGAAAAAGAAGGCATTACGAATACAACCTATGTTAATTTCGATATAGAATCTATAGACCTCTTCCCTTCCATCTTAAAAAATACTGAAGGTTTAAAAGGTATGAATGTCACGATTCCCTACAAACAAGATGTTATTCCTTATTTAGACAAACTCAATAAAAAAGCTAAAGAAATTGGTGCTGTAAACACCATCAAGATAACCAAAAAAGGTAAGTTGATAGGTTATAATACAGATTGCTATGGCTTTAAAAAATCTCTAAAACCTTATTTAAAATCACACCACAAGAAAGCGCTTATTTTAGGCACAGGTGGTGCAAGTAAAGCGATTGCCTATGCTCTTAAAGAACTCGACATTACCTTTAAGTATGTCTCAAGAAACATGACTGATGGTATAAGTTTCACCTATGATACTTTAACAGAAGACGTTATTAAAGAAAATCCTATCATTATAAACTGTACGCCTCTGGGTACTTTCCCCAACATAGAAAACCACCCCAATATCCCCTACAACGGCATAACGAACAAACATATATTGTTCGATCTCATTTACAATCCTGAGGAAACCACTTTCTTAAAAAAAGGAAAATCGAACGGGGCGGTTATAATCAACGGACTTAAAATGCTACAACTCCAAGCAGAAAAGGCTTGGTCTATTTGGGATTTATAG
- the mazG gene encoding nucleoside triphosphate pyrophosphohydrolase — MNSRQDQLNAFDRLLTIMDELREQCPWDKKQTMETLRHLTIEETYELGDAILDNDLEEVKKELGDVLLHIVFYSKIGSETKDFDIADVCNEICEKLISRHPHIYGDVEVNNEDDVKRNWENLKLKEGKKSVLEGVPRSLPALVKANRIQEKVAGVGFDWEQPEQVWEKVQEELSEFQDEIKAGNQEAMESEFGDVMFSMVNYARFLNINPENALERTNKKFTKRFQYLEEKAKSLNKNLKDMTLAEMDVFWDEAKQL, encoded by the coding sequence ATGAACTCCAGACAAGACCAGTTGAATGCTTTTGATAGATTGTTAACCATTATGGATGAGTTGCGTGAGCAATGTCCGTGGGATAAAAAACAAACCATGGAAACCCTGCGCCACCTTACTATTGAAGAAACCTATGAGTTAGGTGATGCCATTCTGGACAACGATTTAGAAGAGGTTAAAAAGGAGTTGGGAGACGTGTTGCTTCATATTGTATTCTACTCTAAAATTGGCAGTGAAACCAAGGATTTTGATATCGCCGATGTCTGTAATGAAATCTGCGAAAAACTTATTAGTAGACATCCGCATATTTACGGCGACGTAGAAGTAAATAATGAAGACGACGTAAAACGTAACTGGGAAAATCTAAAACTTAAAGAGGGCAAAAAAAGTGTGCTGGAAGGGGTTCCAAGAAGTTTACCAGCTTTGGTAAAAGCCAACAGAATACAAGAAAAAGTGGCTGGTGTAGGTTTCGATTGGGAACAACCAGAACAGGTTTGGGAAAAGGTTCAGGAAGAACTTTCTGAATTTCAAGATGAAATTAAAGCAGGCAATCAAGAAGCCATGGAAAGCGAATTTGGAGATGTAATGTTTTCTATGGTAAACTATGCCCGTTTCCTAAATATTAATCCAGAAAATGCCTTAGAACGCACTAATAAGAAATTCACAAAGCGTTTTCAATATCTAGAAGAAAAAGCCAAGTCTTTAAACAAAAACCTAAAAGATATGACCCTTGCCGAAATGGATGTCTTTTGGGATGAGGCTAAACAACTATAA